One region of Armigeres subalbatus isolate Guangzhou_Male chromosome 3, GZ_Asu_2, whole genome shotgun sequence genomic DNA includes:
- the LOC134226235 gene encoding putative fatty acyl-CoA reductase CG5065: MEQTMSPHRHQHHYRSVPDSYAGRTLFITGATGFMGKVLVEKLLRDCVDIKCIYLLIRTKKGVDAAQRRDDYLKHLVFNRIRETNRSQLDKVKLVRGDILADELGMSQPDRAELVENVEIIFHCAANVRFDQELKLAVNINTNGTLRVLKLAEQMRRLMAFVHVSTAYCQCNEDVVEERAYPPPHNPLGISKLADIVDSEVLDMVTPSLLNTLPNTYAYTKALTEGLVYSYRDRFPIAIARPTIVIAAWKEPLPGWIEGTNGPTGLMIGGGRGVIRSMHCNPAYETDLMPVDITMNAIIVFAAERMINQNDREVMYCNVSGANVNPLTWGEALETGKKKFYENPLSFALWYPDGSIKSSYYYHMLCVILFHYLPAYLIDFALIVLRRKPFMIKIQKRISQGLEVLQYYTTKVWVFKNDNMRAMYSRLSEEDRDKFYFDMSHVHWPTYFVNYILGVRLFVLNESPETLPRARKLLKKLYIMDKLVQAMVYALIFWLAYCYWDVVIGAIQFVFDSAIEGVRKAIIPTKTLSTRV, from the exons ATGGAGCAAACCATGTCCCCACATCGCCACCAGCACCATTATCGCAGTGTCCCCGACTCGTATGCCGGTCGGACATTGTTCATAACCGGTGCGACGGGTTTCATGGGCAAAGTCCTTGTGGAAAAATTGCTTCGCGATTGTGTGGACATCAAGTGCATCTACTTGCTGATTCGCACCAAGAAGGGCGTTGATGCTGCTCAGCGAAGAGATGACTACCTGAAGCATCTGGTGTTCAACCGGATTCGAGAAACAAACCGCTCTCAACTGGACAAGGTCAAGCTGGTCCGGGGTGACATTTTGGCCGATGAGTTGGGCATGAGTCAGCCAGATCGGGCGGAACTAGTGGAAAATGTGGAAATCATTTTTCACTGTGCTGCCAACGTGAGGTTCGATCAGGAGCTAAAACTGGCGGTCAACATCAACACAAATGGGACGTTACGGGTGCTGAAGCTGGCGGAGCAGATGAGAAGACTGATGGCATTCGTTCACGTGTCCACTGCGTACTGTCAGTGCAACGAGGATGTGGTGGAGGAGCGGGCCTACCCTCCTCCGCACAATCCGCTTGGAATTTCCAAACTAGCCGACATTGTGGATAGCGAAGTACTGGATATGGTCACGCCTAG CCTACTCAACACCTTGCCCAACACCTACGCCTATACGAAAGCTCTGACCGAAGGTTTGGTCTACAGTTATCGAGATCGTTTCCCGATCGCAATAGCTCGCCCTACGATCGTAATTGCCGCTTGGAAGGAACCCCTGCCCGGTTGGATAGAAGGAACGAACGGCCCCACGGGCCTGATGATCGGTGGCGGTCGTGGCGTTATCCGCAGTATGCACTGCAATCCGGCTTACGAAACCGATCTCATGCCTGTGGATATCACCATGAATGCAATCATTGTCTTCGCTGCGGAAAGGATGATCAACCAGAATGATCGGGAGGTCATGTACTGCAACGTTTCGGGTGCGAACGTGAACCCACTGACGTGGGGTGAGGCACTCGAAACCGGCaagaagaaattctacgaaaacCCGCTGAGCTTCGCATTGTGGTATCCTGATGGATCGATCAAGTCCAGCTACtactatcacatgttgtgcgtGATTTTGTTTCATTATCTACCCGCTTATTTGATCGACTTTGCACTGATCGTGCTGCGGCGGAAGCCATT CATGATAAAAATACAGAAGCGAATATCGCAGGGACTGGAGGTGCTGCAGTATTACACAACCAAGGTTTGGGTGTTCAAAAACGACAACATGCGGGCCATGTACAGTCGTCTCTCCGAAGAAGACCGTGACAAGTTTTACTTTGACATGTCGCATGTACATTGGCCGACCTACTTTGTGAATTACATTTTGGGCGTTCGGCTGTTCGTCTTGAACGAATCGCCGGAGACGTTACCCAGGGCTCGAAAACTGTTGAAAAA GTTGTACATTATGGATAAGCTTGTGCAAG